A region from the bacterium genome encodes:
- a CDS encoding group II intron reverse transcriptase/maturase, which yields MTVHRDRISWLTKLDRIGELSAQDWQLVFNNIGHLINVDMLKVDMLKEQYWLLAGNKAIG from the coding sequence ATGACTGTACACAGAGACAGAATATCATGGTTAACGAAACTTGATCGCATAGGTGAATTATCGGCGCAAGATTGGCAGCTCGTGTTTAACAACATTGGCCACCTGATCAATGTCGATATGCTTAAAGTCGATATGCTTAAAGAGCAATACTGGTTGCTGGCTGGGAATAAAGCTATCGGTA